The Acropora palmata chromosome 10, jaAcrPala1.3, whole genome shotgun sequence genome contains a region encoding:
- the LOC141894058 gene encoding N-lysine methyltransferase setd6-like, translating into MVDHQNNLGNFLSWCDTNGLQLSKKVKVSLEGSCHRFGMIGTDDIDKGESLFEIPQSLLLTPETSSISGILETLANLMASLHYQTILKRSNLFRSGWTPLLVTLMYEYTDPSSHWRPYLNLIPDINVLDQPMFWGRRERQKELKGTGILEDVEHDVQKIEEEYKCIAWPFMNKHKQYFSESHHTLDLYKHMAAFVMAYSFTENSSDEDDDSDSENAALTGPAMVPMADILNHISNNNAHLEFGDEKLTMVAVQDISKGEEIFNTYGKLANCDLLKSYGFIECELPNKYDMVDIPLVAFHKVIKENLSSTETQLLNAKFEFGNELDVFSDGDLFYFGRDGCFESSPDLYFFLRVNLRGLMKEISRFWRFIPSCVFYHPEYGML; encoded by the exons ATGGTGGACCATCAAAATAATTTGGGTAATTTCTTGTCTTGGTGCGATACGAATGGTTTACAATTAAGCAAAAAG GTTAAAGTAAGCCTTGAAGGATCATGTCATCGCTTTGGTATGATAGGGACGGATGACATTGACAAAGGAGAATCTCTGTTTGAAATCCCTCAAAGCCTTCTCCTAACACCAGAAACTTCATCCATATCAGGGATCCTTGAAACTTTAGCAAACCTGATGGCCAGTTTGCACTA TcagacaattttaaaaagaagtaATTTATTCAGGTCTGGATGGACTCCTCTCCTTGTTACCCTGATGTACGAATACACTGATCCATCATCTCACTGGAGACCATATCTGAACCTTATCCCTGATATTAATGTCCTGGATCAGCCCATGTTTTGGGGAAGACGTGAACGGCAGAAAGAGCTCAAGGGAACTGGGATATTGGAGGATGTTGAACATGATGTACAAAAGATTGAAGAAGAGTACAAATGTATTGCATGGCCATTTATGAACAAACACAAACAGTATTTCAG tgAATCCCATCACACCCTAGACCTTTACAAACATATGGCAGCATTTGTCATGGCCTACAGCTTCACAGAAAATAGTTCAGATGAGGATGATGATAGCGATAGTGAAAACGCTGCTCTTACTGGACCTGCAATGGTACCAATGGCCGACATTCTCAATCACATCAGTAACAATAATGCACACTTAGAATTTGGTGATGAAAAATTAACTATGGTGGCAGTGCAAGATATTTCAAAG GGAGAAGAAATCTTTAACACATACGGCAAACTTGCAAACTGTGACTTGCTTAAGTCTTATGGTTTCATTGAGTGTGAATTGCCTAATAAATATGATATG GTGGACATTCCCCTTGTCGCATTTCATAAAGTTATTAAGGAGAATCTTTCCTCAACAGAGACACAACTGCTCAATGCAAAGTTTGAATTTGGGAATGAACTG gATGTATTTTCTGATGGTGACTTGTTCTATTTTGGAAGAGATGGGTGTTTTGAATCCAGTCCTGACTTGTATTTCTTTCTCAGA GTCAATCTCAGGGGattaatgaaagaaatatcAAG ATTTTGGCGTTTTATACCTTCATGTGTTTTTTATCATCCGGAGTATGGCATGCTTTAG